The DNA segment ATATTATTAGTTACTAATTAATTGAACTGTAGAGTTTAATTTCTGGTAATTAGCATGGTGAATTATGTAACGGTTTTCCTGAAATTGGTTTATCTAGAAATGTGTGTTTATTGTGATCTTTGAATTTCTggtaataaataatttattttttttggttattCCATGTAAGATAATAGTGTGCAGTAATCACATGAGCAACCAAGAAGATGTTAACCAAGTGGTTAAACATGAGCTGATTCATGCTTATGATGAATGTCGTGCTGCGAACATGAACTGGTCTGATTGTGCTCATCAAGCCTGTGCTGAGGTGGGAATCACAATTGTCAATTCCGATTCCGaactcttttttgtaatttgtgTTTGGTGTTTTCTCCATTTTGATACGATGTTTTTGATTCTTCTGATATAGATTCGTGCTAACAATCTAAGTGGAGATTGCCACTTTAAACGAGAATTGCTGCGTGGTTACTTGAAGTTAAAAGATAAAGGACAAGTAAGATCTAGACTCTATAAAAAGCTCTAAACATGCTCAAACTTCTGCTCAATATATTATATACCTCCTTTAATTCATAATATCCTCCTAAATGATTTTGTTCTGCTTTGATCAAATGTATAAACTTTGTAATCAGCATGATTTGAAGGAATGTGTGCGGAGAAGATCGATGCAATCGGTGCTGATGAACCCAAGCTGCCACAAACATGAAtgtcatattatatttttctccATATCTTCAAAAGACCATTACAGTATGCTATTACTGTAGATTAAATGTATGGATGCTTATTCCAATTAAGATAAGGCTCCAGGTTATTTAAACTAGATCGAATTCAAGTCCTAATGTACGTAGAAATCTTTAATTGGAAAAGGATTCACCTAAAGGATGCGTTACGAGTCTCGAACCATgtattttgataaattataaaaaaaaaactgtatgGATGCTTATTGATGATATTACAATTGATATACTCGTATCTTTGAACTCGAATATATTATGATGCACGCAACTTTTATCTttagcccttgtttgggagaaggttaatgggagtaaatgGAAGTAATGGAATGTTAAATATTAAGTTAACTTGTTTGAGAGTTATTTTTGTagagtaaatggaggttaatggggttaaatgtttacttcctctaacctccaaactaACCTCCAAGGATTACCATAATTCATTTTAGTGTATGgagagtaaatggaggttaatgaGTTATCATAATTCATTTTAGTGTATTTCAAACTCGAAGGATTACCGAGGTGACATCGTAGTAAAAATACAGTTTAATAGTTTAATAGAGTTCGTTAAGTTTCTTTTTGACAGTAAATGTTCATCCTCCTCTTATAGTTCTTCATACAAACTTTGATGCTAAAAGATAGCTTGGGCTTGATTAACCTTTTTTATCTGGAAAAGAAAGGGAAAAAACTAAGTTGAAGCCTCTGATTTAGGACTGTTCATCTTTATGTTCAGTTGAAAGCAGGTTTAGGAACTGGCTCAAGGGGAATTTTAGAATGAATCATAACATACTTTACAAACTTTATCATATTTGATTGGCTTattacatcatttgcctcctgaacttgttcaaaaagcttgattgaccccctgaactttcaatgTGTTccgatagctccctgaacttacatgaaacattcagttagccccttgaacttgcgt comes from the Euphorbia lathyris chromosome 5, ddEupLath1.1, whole genome shotgun sequence genome and includes:
- the LOC136230336 gene encoding mitochondrial inner membrane protease ATP23-like; protein product: MPFTKMGNNPSQNPRSAGMTVTECDDMIQESLRTPEVRSLKEHLEKAGCGIGDNFIKAVDCNVKISGGYYLGEGIIVCSNHMSNQEDVNQVVKHELIHAYDECRAANMNWSDCAHQACAEIRANNLSGDCHFKRELLRGYLKLKDKGQHDLKECVRRRSMQSVLMNPSCHKHECHIIFFSISSKDHYSMLLL